The genomic segment GAGATCGACCGCATCTTCGATGACAAGTGGTCCTACCTCGCCGAGCAGCGCGACTCCCGGCAGGACGAGATCCGCGCTGAGGAGGCGTCGCGCGCGCCGGTCCTGCCGCCGGATGAGATGCTGGCGGCCCTGAAGGAGTGGTGGGAGCCGCTGCTGCGCCGGGCCCGCACGATCCGCAACGGCGTGGGCGGCGTGGTGCGCTTCCGCATCGGCGACCTCGACATGGTCGTCGACTTCCCCAAGGCGAAGGTCCGCGAGTACGCCGGCGAGGAGTGCATCTACTGGTACACGATCCCCGCCGACCTCGTCTCGACCAACATCGCGGACCGCGAGATCGACTGGTCCAATTCGATCTTCCTGTCGATGCAGTTCGAGGTCGGGCGCTCGGGCAAGTTCAACGAGTTCCTGACGACGTTCCTCAAGTGCCTCTCCCGCGATCGCATCGAGTACGTCGAGAACTGGTATGCCGAGCAGACCGACCAGACCGAGGACGCCCAGCTCGGCGACTGGGTCGTGCAGCGGCGGTGCCCGCACCTGCGCGCCGATCTCACCAAGACCGGCAAGATCGAGGACGGCGTGCTCACCTGCTCCCTGCACGACTGGAAGTGGGACCTCGCCAGCGGCAGGTGCCTCACCAGCCAGGGCCACCCCATCCGTGCCTCGCAGGTCGAGGACGATCTCTTCCGCGCGGCGACGACCCCCGCGGCGTGATCGGAGTGAACGCCGTCCTGTTGTAGGACCTCTACAACAAGACGGCACTCCGATACGGGTGCGTGTGTAGCACCGGCGTCAATCTCCGGGTCCGCGTATCACCGCGCGGCGGATCGGGTCCTGATCACCGTGCCCGCTGTCGCGGGCGATCGAACCCGAAGGAGTCACGCCATGACCACCGTCCCCGTCCACGGCGCCGCCGGCGTCGTTCCCGCGTCCACCGGCCGCCAGAACCCGCTGCGCACCCTGGTCGTCCTCGAGGCGCGCGCGGAGGCCGCGCTCAAGGTCTCGCTCCAGCGCTGGAGCATCTCCGCGCTGCGCATCGCACTCGGAGCCGTCTTCGTCGTCTTCGGCGCCCTCAAGCTCATCCCGGGCGTGAGCCCCGTCGAGGCACTCGTCAGCGCCACCTGGGAGAAGCTCACGTTCGGCATGGTGAGCGGTCAGGCCGCGCTGATCGCGACCGCCGTCATCGAGGTGCTCGCCGGTGCCCTGCTCATCGCGGGCGGGCGTCTCGCCCGTATCGGCCTGGTGGTGCTGGGCCTCGCGTTCGTCGGCATCCTGTCGCCGATCGTGCTGCTGCCGGCCGAGGTGTTCGGGCCCGTCGGCCCGACGCTGACCGGTCAGTACATCTTCAAGAACGTCGTGCTGATCGCCGCAGCGCTGGTCGTGGCATCCCGCGTCCTGCACGGCCCGGCGGCCAAGCGCTGATCCCGCACCCGCTGCCCGAGGGCCGGCCCCGTACGGGGCCGGCCCTCGTCGTGCCGTAGGATGGACGACGATCGCAGCAACCTTTAACCCCGTCCTGTGAGGCGGAGAAGGGAGCCGGATGAGCACGCGCACCGTGCTGCACGAGGCCGATATCGCCCGGGCACTGACTCGGATCTCGCATGAGATCCTCGAGTCCAACCGGGGCCCCGACGGCCTCGTCCTCCTCGGCATCCCGACCCGCGGCGTCACCCTCGCACTCCGTATCGGCGCACTCGTCGAGCAGTTCGGCGGGGCATCGGTCGCCGTGGGCGCGCTGGACGTGACCATGTACCGGGACGACCTCCACCGCAACCCCACGCGCGCGCCGCAGCCCACCGAGATCCCCGCAGGCGGGATCGACGGCAAGATCGTGGTTCTCGTGGACGACGTGCTGTTCTCCGGCCGGAGCATCCGCGCCGCGCTGGACGCCCTCCAGGACATCGGGCGACCGGCAGCCGTGCGCCTGGCCGCACTCGTCGACCGCGGCCACCGGGAACTGCCGATCCGGCCCGACTTCGTGGGCAAGAACCTCCCGAGCGCGCGGGACGAGCGCGTGAATGTGCGGCTGAAGGAGACCGACGGGCGCGAGGAGGTGACGATCGAGTCATGAGGCACCTGCTGGACACCCAGACACTCGGCCGCCACGAAGCCCTGCGCATCCTCGACGTCGCGGAGGACATGGCCGACACGCAGCAGCGCGAGGTCAAGAAGCTGCCGACGCTGCGCGGCAAGACCGTCGTGAACCTCTTCTTCGAGGACTCGACCCGCACCCGCATCTCGTTCGAGGCCGCTGCCAAACGGCTGTCGGCGGATGTGATCAACTTCTCTGCGAAGGGCTCCAGCGTCTCGAAGGGGGAGTCGCTGCAGGACACCGCGCAGACCCTGCAGGCGATGGGGGCGGATGCCGTCGTCATCCGCCACGGCGCCTCCGGCGCGCCGCGCACCCTGGCCACCAGCGGATGGATCAGCGCCGGAGTCGTCAACGCCGGCGACGGCACGCACGAGCATCCGACGCAGGCCCTGCTCGACGCGTTCACCATCCGCAAGCGCCGGTTCGGCTCGGGCAGCCGCGGTCGGGACCTCGCCGGCGTGAAGGTCACCATCGTCGGCGACATCCTCCACTCCCGCGTGGCGCGCTCCAACGTCTGGCTGCTGCACACGCTCGGCGCCGAGGTGACGCTCGTCGCCCCTCCCACCCTCGTTCCCCAGGACGTGTCGAACTGGCCGGTCACGGTCGTCTACGACCTCGACGAGGCCCTCTCCGCGAGCCCCGACGCCCTCATGATGCTCCGCATCCAGCTGGAGCGGATGAATGCGGCCTATTTCCCGACTGAACGGGAGTATTCGCGCCGCTGGGGCCTGGACGCGCGCCGTCTGGCCGCGCTCGGAGCCGATAGCATCGTCATGCACCCCGGGCCCATGAACCGGGGCCTGGAGATCTCCGCCGAAGCCGCCGATTCGCCACGCTCGACCGTGCTCGAGCAGGTGACGAACGGCGTCTCGGTGCGCATGGCCGCGCTCTACCTGCTGCTGGCGGGAGCGGAGCGCACCACGGCCGACAGCATGCCTGCAACCGACGTCCCGGACGCGGATCGCACAGCGAAGGAGAACACCCGATGAGCGAGACCCTGCACTTCCGCGGAGCGCTGATCGAGGGGAGCGGCGCTGCCGACGTGATCGTCTCGGACGGGGTGATCGCCGAGATCGGTCCCGGGCTCAGCCGGGCCGGCGCGACGACGGTCGATGTCGACGGACTGGTGCTGCTGCCCGGCCTGGTCGACCTGCACACGCATCTGCGCGAGCCCGGCTACGAGGCATCCGAGACGATCCTGACCGGATCCCGCGCCGCCGCGGCCGGCGGCTACACCGCCGTGTTCGCGATGCCCAACACCTCGCCCGTCGCCGACACCGCGGGCGTCGTCGAGCAGGAGCTCGCCCTCGGCGAGGCGGCCGGCTTCGTCACGGTGCAGCCGATCGGGGCGGTCACCGTCGGACAGCGGGGCGAGCGTCTGGCCGAGCTCGGTGCGATGGCGGATTCCCGCGCCCGCGTGCGCGTCTTCAGCGACGACGGCTTCTGCGTCTGGGATCCGCTCATCATGCGGCGCGCCCTCGAGTACGTGAAGGCCTTCGACGGCGTGATCGCCCAGCACGCGCAGGACCCGCGGCTGACCGAAGGCGCCCAGATGAACGAGGGCGCCGTGTCGGCGGAGCTGGGACTGGCAGGCTGGCCCGCCGTCGCCGAGGAGTCGATCATCGCGCGCGACGTGCTCCTCGCCGAGCACGTGGGCTCGCGCCTGCACGTCTGCCACCTGTCCACGGCCGGGTCGGTCGAGATCATCCGCTGGGCGAAGAAGCGCGGCGTGGACGTGACCGCGGAGGTCACACCGCACCACCTGCTCCTGACCGACGAGCTGGTGCGCGACTACGACGCGCGCTTCAAGGTGAACCCGCCGCTGCGCCGAGAGGAGGACGTGCTCGCGGTGCGCGAGGGACTCGCCGACGGCACGATCGACATCGTGGCGACCGACCACGCGCCGCACCCGGCCGAGGCGAAGGCGTGCGAGTGGCACGCCGCCGCCAACGGCATGGTCGGCCTCGAGAGCGCCCTGCGGGTCGTGCAGGAAGCGATGGTCGACACGGAGCTGATCACGTGGGGCGACGTCGCACGCGTCATGTCGCGCGAGCCCGCGCGCATCGGCCGGCTCTCCGGGCACGGCACACCGCTCACCGCCGGCCAGCCGGCGTCCCTCACGTTCTACGATCCCTCGCCCCGCCGCCCCTTCCGCACCGACGACCTCCGCGGCCGCAGCGTCAATTCGCCCTATCTCGGGCGGGAGCTGCCGGGCGAGGTGCGGTGGACGGTGCACCGCGGCACCGTGACCGTCGCCGACGGCGCCGTGCTGGAGTCGCCGGGGGTGCGGGCATGACGCGCGAAGGCGCGCTGGCCATCATCGTGGCCGTCACGGTCGTGCTGCTGGGCGTGCTCGTCTGGGCGTGGCGACGGCGATCCCGGCGCGACGCGCGCCTGAACGCACCGGTGGGGGAGATCCCCGCCGGCGCGGCCACACGCTCGGCCTGGCCGGCACTGTACGTGGCGACCACGCGCCACGGCGACCCGCTGGAGCGGCTGGCGATCGACGGCCTCGGCTTCCGCTCGCGGTGCGACGTGACCGTCACGGATGCGGGCGTCGCCCTCGATCTCACCGGCCAGGCCCGTCTCTTCCTCGCCGCCGATCGGATCCAGGATGTCGCGCAGGCGACCGTCGCGATCGACCGGGTGGTCGAGCGCCACGGCCTGGTCCGCCTCTCCTGGCGACTCGAGGACGGCACCGTCGTCGACTCCTACTTCCGACCCCAGGATGCCTCGGCCCGCGCCCTCGCCGACGCCGTGGCCGCCATCCTTCCGCCGACCCAGACGGGAACCCGCGCATGACCCCCCTCTTCCACACCGACCCGGCCGTCCTCGTGCTCGAGGACGGGACCCGCCACGTCGGCCGCGCCTACGGGGCGATCGGCACGACACTGGGCGAGGTCGTCTTCGCCACCGGGATGACCGGCTACCAGGAGACCCTCACCGACCCCTCGTACGCCGGCCAGATCGTGCTGCAGACGGCGCCGCACATCGGGAACACCGGCATGAACGGCGAGGACACCGAGTCGCGACGCATCTGGGTGTCGGGCTACATCGTGCGCGATCCCTCGCGCGTGGTCTCGAACTGGAGAGCCGAGGAGTCGCTGGACGACGCGCTCACGAGCGACGGCGTGGTGGGCATCAGCGGCATCGACACGCGCGCCGTCACCCGCCACATCCGCTCGGCGGGCAGCATGCGCGGCGGCATCTTCTCCGGCGACGCCGCGGGCATCGACCCGGAGGAGCAGCTGCGCCTCGTCCGAGAGGCGCCCGAGATGGCAGGACGGAACCTCTCCGCCCAGGTCTCGGTCGCCGCCGTCGAGGTGACCGCGGCGGCGGGGGAGCGGATCGGCAACCTCGCCGTGCTCGACCTCGGCGTGAAGCAGGCCACCGTCGACAACCTGGCGGCTCGCGGGTTCGACGTGCACGTGCTGCCGCAGGACGTCACCATCGAGCAGATCCGCGCGATCGACCCCGTCGCGGTGTTCTACTCCAACGGCCCCGGCGACCCGGCGGCCTCCGGCGACCACGTCGAGCTGCTGCGCGGAGTGCTCGATGACGGCCTGCCGTTCTTCGGCATCTGCTTCGGCAACCAGCTGTTGGGGCGGGCACTCGGCCTCGGCACCTACAAGCTGCCCTTCGGGCACCGCGGCATCAACCAGCCGGTCCTGGACAAGGCGACCGGTCGCGTGGAGATCACGGCGCACAACCACGGCTTCGCCGTCGACGCCCCCATCGAGGGCGAGTTCGACAGCCCCCACGGGTACGGCCGGATCGAGGTGAGCCACGTCGGGCTGAACGACCGGGTGGTCGAAGGCCTCCGCGCCCTGGACATCCCCGCGTTCTCGGTGCAGTACCACCCCGAGGCCGCGGCCGGCCCGCACGACGCCAACTACCTGTTCGACCGCTTCCGCGACCTGGTCGTCGCGACCCTGGAGACGAAGAAGAATGCCTAAGCGCGACGACATCCACTCCGTCCTCGTCATCGGTTCGGGTCCGATCGTCATCGGCCAGGCCGCCGAGTTCGACTACTCGGGGACCCAGGCCTGCCGCGTCCTGCGGGAGGAGGGCATCCGCGTCATCCTGGTCAACCCGAATCCGGCCACCATCATGACCGACCCCGACTTCGCCGACGCCACGTACATCGAGCCGATCACCCCGGAGGTGATCGAGACGATCCTCGCGAAGGAGAAGCCCGACGCGATCCTGCCGACGCTCGGCGGGCAGACCGCCCTCAACGCCGCGATGGCCCTGCACGACCGCGGCATCCTCGAGAAGTACGGCGTCGAGCTCATCGGCGCGAAGGTCGACGCGATCCGCAAGGGCGAGGACCGGCAGGTCTTCAAGGAGCTGGTCCTGGAGGCCGGCGCCGACGTCGCCGAGTCCGTCATCTGCCACTCGATGGAGGATCTCCTCGCCGGGGCCGAGAAGCTCGGCTACCCGCTCGTCGTGCGCCCCTCCTTCACCATGGGCGGACTGGGATCGGGCTTCGCCTACGACGAGGCGGACCTGCGACGCATCGGCGGCGCCGGCCTGCACGACTCGCCGACCAGCGAGGTGCTCCTGGAGGAGTCGATCCTCGGGTGGAAGGAGTACGAGCTCGAGCTGATGCGCGACACCGCCGACAACACGGTCGTCGTGTGCTCCATCGAGAACGTCGACCCGGTCGGCGTCCACACCGGCGACTCGATCACCGTGGCGCCCGCGCTGACGCTGACGGACCGCGAGTACCAGAAGCTCCGCGACATCGGCATCGACATCATCCGAGCCGTGGGCGTGGACACCGGC from the Microbacterium atlanticum genome contains:
- a CDS encoding DoxX family protein — encoded protein: MTTVPVHGAAGVVPASTGRQNPLRTLVVLEARAEAALKVSLQRWSISALRIALGAVFVVFGALKLIPGVSPVEALVSATWEKLTFGMVSGQAALIATAVIEVLAGALLIAGGRLARIGLVVLGLAFVGILSPIVLLPAEVFGPVGPTLTGQYIFKNVVLIAAALVVASRVLHGPAAKR
- a CDS encoding aspartate carbamoyltransferase catalytic subunit, coding for MRHLLDTQTLGRHEALRILDVAEDMADTQQREVKKLPTLRGKTVVNLFFEDSTRTRISFEAAAKRLSADVINFSAKGSSVSKGESLQDTAQTLQAMGADAVVIRHGASGAPRTLATSGWISAGVVNAGDGTHEHPTQALLDAFTIRKRRFGSGSRGRDLAGVKVTIVGDILHSRVARSNVWLLHTLGAEVTLVAPPTLVPQDVSNWPVTVVYDLDEALSASPDALMMLRIQLERMNAAYFPTEREYSRRWGLDARRLAALGADSIVMHPGPMNRGLEISAEAADSPRSTVLEQVTNGVSVRMAALYLLLAGAERTTADSMPATDVPDADRTAKENTR
- a CDS encoding dihydroorotase, producing the protein MSETLHFRGALIEGSGAADVIVSDGVIAEIGPGLSRAGATTVDVDGLVLLPGLVDLHTHLREPGYEASETILTGSRAAAAGGYTAVFAMPNTSPVADTAGVVEQELALGEAAGFVTVQPIGAVTVGQRGERLAELGAMADSRARVRVFSDDGFCVWDPLIMRRALEYVKAFDGVIAQHAQDPRLTEGAQMNEGAVSAELGLAGWPAVAEESIIARDVLLAEHVGSRLHVCHLSTAGSVEIIRWAKKRGVDVTAEVTPHHLLLTDELVRDYDARFKVNPPLRREEDVLAVREGLADGTIDIVATDHAPHPAEAKACEWHAAANGMVGLESALRVVQEAMVDTELITWGDVARVMSREPARIGRLSGHGTPLTAGQPASLTFYDPSPRRPFRTDDLRGRSVNSPYLGRELPGEVRWTVHRGTVTVADGAVLESPGVRA
- the pyrR gene encoding bifunctional pyr operon transcriptional regulator/uracil phosphoribosyltransferase PyrR, whose product is MSTRTVLHEADIARALTRISHEILESNRGPDGLVLLGIPTRGVTLALRIGALVEQFGGASVAVGALDVTMYRDDLHRNPTRAPQPTEIPAGGIDGKIVVLVDDVLFSGRSIRAALDALQDIGRPAAVRLAALVDRGHRELPIRPDFVGKNLPSARDERVNVRLKETDGREEVTIES
- the carA gene encoding glutamine-hydrolyzing carbamoyl-phosphate synthase small subunit translates to MTPLFHTDPAVLVLEDGTRHVGRAYGAIGTTLGEVVFATGMTGYQETLTDPSYAGQIVLQTAPHIGNTGMNGEDTESRRIWVSGYIVRDPSRVVSNWRAEESLDDALTSDGVVGISGIDTRAVTRHIRSAGSMRGGIFSGDAAGIDPEEQLRLVREAPEMAGRNLSAQVSVAAVEVTAAAGERIGNLAVLDLGVKQATVDNLAARGFDVHVLPQDVTIEQIRAIDPVAVFYSNGPGDPAASGDHVELLRGVLDDGLPFFGICFGNQLLGRALGLGTYKLPFGHRGINQPVLDKATGRVEITAHNHGFAVDAPIEGEFDSPHGYGRIEVSHVGLNDRVVEGLRALDIPAFSVQYHPEAAAGPHDANYLFDRFRDLVVATLETKKNA